The DNA region ACTAACTGATACAGATAAAATTATTGAAACAGATAGTTTTATTTATAAACCTAAAGCTGTGATTATTGCAGCGGGGATGAAAAGAAGAACCTTACCTTTGCCTGAAGAAACCAAGTTTAAAAGTAAAGGTGTGCATTATTGTGAACTTTGTGATGGCCATTTATATGAGGGCAAAAAAATCATGGTTGTGGGCGGGGGACGTGCAGGCGTGGGGGCAGCGATATCATTAACGCGCTATGCAAGTGAGGTATTGTTGATACATCATGGTCCAAGTCTGCAGGCAGAAGCTAAGGTGCAAGATGAGCTTTTGGCGAATGCTAAAATTAAAGTTTTGTATAATATGCAAGTTGTAACCTTGCAAGGTGAACAAAATCTGGAGCGAGTAGTTTTAGAAAATGTTAATACCAAAGAGCAAACAACCATAGAAGTCCCAGGAATGTTTGTCTTTATTGGTTGGATTCCCAGAACAGATATGTACGCCCCATATATAGAATTAGATTCTTATGGGAATATAGTAGCTGGAGAGGATTGCCAAACAAAAGTCGCGGGTGTTTTTGCGGCTGGCGATGTTCGGAGTAAAAAAATCCGTCAACTTACAACAGCGGTTAGTGATGGTACCGTAGCGGCAATTAATGCTGAAGAATATCTGAAAAATTTAAAATATAGTAGATGAGAGAGAGGTTTTAGTGATGCTAAAAGTTTATTCAATTGAAGAATGTACTTGGTGTGCGAAAGTAAAACGCTATTTACAACAAAAAGGTGTAGAGTATTTAGAAATTAATGTCGAAGAAAACGAGCAGGCTTTTAAAGAAATGCTAAGAATTTCAGGGCAACAGACAGTTCCCGTATTAGAAAAAGACGGTCAAGTTGTTGTTGGTTTTGATAAGAAACAAATTGATGAATTACTTCAAGCCTAGAGCGTAAAGAGCCACATAATCGTGGCTCTTTATTTGTTATGATGATAATTTTACTATCTAGAGTAGATATTGTATAATGTAAAGATAATATTTTTTTATAAGGCAAGGTGTGTAGATGGGAAAAAATAAATTTTATCATATATTAAATTTTGGCTGTCAAATGAATGAAAGTGATACAGAACACTATGCGGCACAACTAATAACGTTAGGCTATGAACAAGCGCCAACTATTGAAATTGCTGATGTTATTGTTTTTAATACATGTTGCGTACGAGAAAGTGCAGAACAAAAAATTCTTGGTAAAATTGGTGAAATTAAACATTTAAAAAATAAAAACAAAGAATTAGTTTTAGTTATTGCAGGTTGTATGGCCCAAAAAGAGGGGAAAAATTTAATAAAAAAATTCCCCTATATTGATTGTGTTATAGGGACTCATTATGTAAATAGTTTTTTAGAAATCATACAGGCTTTTTTGGAAAATCGCAAAAAGTTGATTTTGTTAGAACAAAATGCTGATGCTAAAACTGAATTTAGCGGTATAAGTGCGCGTAAAAGTAGTTTTGCGGCTTGGATTCCAATTATGTATGGTTGCAATAATTTCTGCACTTATTGTATTGTACCGCATGTGCGAGGCAGAGAACGTAGCCGAAGTTTTGCGGAAATTGAGCAAGAAATTAAAGAGGCGGTTGCAAAGGGCTTTAAAGAGTTTACTTTGTTAGGACAGAATGTTAATTCTTACGGCAAGGAATTCCCCGGAGAAGACAATTTTGCTAAATTATTGGAAATCGTTGATGCCATCCCAGGAGTAGAACGAATTCGTTATATGACTAGTCATCCGCGAGATATGAATGAAGCGGTAATAAAAACTATTGCGAACAGTAAACATATTTGTGACCATTTCCACTTACCTTTACAAGCAGGTAGTGATAAAATTTTAAAGCGAATGAATCGTGGTTATACAGCTGCCGAGTATTTGAAACTAGTGGAATTGGTAAGGCATTATGTACCCCAAGCCACTTTGACTACGGATTTAATTGTAGGCTTTCCAGGCGAAACAGAAGCTGATTTTCAAGCTACTTTAGATACTGTGAAAGCAGCTGGCTATGACGCTGCCTATACATTTTTATATTCGCGTCGTTCAGGAACTCCAGCGAGTGAATATAGTGAACAGGTGCCACTTCCAGTTAAAAAAGAACGGTTTAATAAACTGTTAGCGATGCAAAACGAAATTTGTTTGGCTAAAAATGAAGCTTATGTAGGTAAAGTAGTGGAGGTCTTGTGTGAAGGTTCAAGTAAAACAGATGCTACAGTATTGACGGGCAGAACTACCGGTAATAAAATCGTTTTATGGCCTAAAATTAAAGAGAATATTGCAATAGGTGATCTTATACAGGTTAAAATTACCCAAGCTCAAACTTGGTTACTAAAAGGTGAGCAAATATGTTAGAAAATCCAACACCAATGATAGCGCAATACTTGAGTGTGAAAGCAAAACATCCTCAAGAGATTCTGTTTTTTCGTTTGGGGGATTTCTATGAAATGTTTTTTGATGATGCCGTTTTGGCATCGAGAGAGTTAGAAATTGCGCTTACAGCTCGTGACGGTGGGAATAAAAATAAAATCCCAATGTGTGGGGTTCCTTACCATGCGGCAAATAATTATATTGCCAAACTTATAGATAAAGGTTATAAGGTTGCAATTTGTGAACAGGTTGAAGATCCTAAAATGACTAAAGGGTTGGTAAAACGCGAAGTTATTAAAGTTGTTACCCCAGGCAGTTTTTTTAATGAAAATTTAGAACAAGGGAGTAATAGCTATATAGTACAAGTAGTGCGCTATGAGTTAGAAGCTGCTTTAGCAGTAGTTGATGTATTCACTGGAGAATTTAAGTACCAATACTTGGGCAGGTTAGAAAATGATAGCTTGCTATTGGATAGTTTAGCTCGTTTAAATCCAGTAGAATTAATTTTAGAAACAATTACTCCAGCAAATGATGTTATGCTAGAATTTTTGCAGAGTCGTTTTCCAAAATGCCTGCTAACTTACTACAAACCTGATGTTGCCGAACAACTGTTAGAAAAACATTTTGAACAACGACCAGCTCAAATTGTTGCAGTAAAAGCCATAGAAAACTTACTAGCTTATGTACAATATATTTTAAAAATAGATTGTAAGCATATTAATAAACTAGAAGAAATTGTTCAAGAAGAATACATGCGTTTGGACACAGCAACATTGCGAAATCTAGAATTGTTGCGCAATACAAACGACTATGGCAGTAAAAATTCTTTGTTTTGGGCATTAAATGCAACTCGGACCAGTATGGGGGCCCGTAAACTACGAAAAAGCATTGAATTTCCGCTCCTAAATATAAACACGATCAGAACTAGGCAAGAAGCTGTAGGCGTACTAATCAAAGAAACTTTGCGGCGAGATACAATTGCTGAGCTGTTAGATAACTGTTGTGATATTGAACGGCTTTTATCCAAAGTAGAGTTAAACACGATAAACCCACGAGATTTAGTTAATTTAAAGCAGACTTTAATAAAATTACCGAGTTTAAAAGTAGAACTGAGCAATTTAACAGCAAGCGGACTTTTACAAAAATTAGGTTTAGAATTGGCTTTGCAAAGTGAATTAGGCGTTTTATTAGAACAGGCTTTGGTAGAAAACCCACCCCTGATTATAAAAGATGGTGGGGTGTTTAAGAGTGGCTACAGTCAAGACTTAGATGAACTGCGAGAGTTATCACAAGATAGTGATACTTGGTTGAAAAACTTTGAGCAACAACAACGAGAGCTTACAGGAATTAAAAATCTAAAAGTAGGCTATAGTAAAATTTTTGGGTACTATCTTGAAGTTAGTAAGGGAAATGTAGGTGCAGTACCAGCTAATTTTATCCGTAAGCAAACCCTAGTTAATGGGGAACGATATATTGTTGCCGAATTAAAAGAATTTGAAGATAAAATTTTAGGCTCTAAAGAAAAAGTATATCAATTGGAATTGCTTTTGTTTGAAAACTTACGTTTACAAGTAGCTAAAAACATTAAGGAGTTACAGTTGTTGGCACAGCAATTAGCTTTATTAGATTTAGTTTTAAGTTTTGCTACTGTAGCGGACCGCTATAACTATATTTGTCCACAAGTTGTTAGCGGCGACCAGCTTAAAATTGTAGAAGGTAGGCATCCAGTAGTCGAAAGACTACTAAAAAAAGAATTGTTTGTACCTAACAATACAGATTTTGCCGGCGCAAGGATACAGATAATTACTGGACCGAACATGGCTGGGAAGTCTACATATATGCGCCAAGTTGCTTTATTGTGTATTATGGCTCAAGTTGGCAGCTTTATTCCAGCAAGCCAAGCAACTATCTCTCCAATTGAGCAGGTCTTTACTAGAGTTGGTGCCAGTGATGATTTAGCAACTGGACAAAGTACGTTTATGGTAGAGATGCAAGAAGTTGCTGGAATTTTGGCAAGAGCTAATAAAAAAAGTTTAATTATCTTAGATGAAGTTGGCCGTGGGACAAGTACTTATGATGGGATTAGTATTGCTCATGCTGTGGTAGAATATATTGCACAAAAGATAAAAGCAAAAACCTTATTTGCTACACACTATCACGAATTAATTGAGCTTGAAACTTGTCTAACTGAAGTAAAGAATTTTAGCGTGGCAATTCGTGAGCGTGGCCGCGAAATAGTTTTTTTAAGAAGGATTGTAAGGGGCGGTTCTGATAAGAGTTATGGTGTACATGTAGCTCAATTAGCAGGATTGCCTAGCTCAGTGTTGCTTAGAGCAACCGCACTAGTAGATTTTTATGCTAAGGATAATAATATATGTCAACCAGAGAAAACGCCTAGTGTTGCGAAAAAATCTGTAGATAATCATTCAACAGGCGACTTATTTAATGATGTTTTGTTACAAGAAGTTTTAGAGTTGGATTTACCAAGCATAACGCCATTAGAAGCGTTGAATTTTTTGTATAAATTCCAAGCAGAACTAAAAAAAACATGATTTAGATATTAACTAAAGAGGTGGTGATAAAGATGGCGAAAATTAAAATTTTAGATAAAAATGTGGCCAATCAAATAGCGGCAGGCGAAGTAGTAGAACGGCCCGCTTCGGTTATAAAAGAGTTAGTGGAAAATTCTTTGGATGCTGGGGCGACAGTAATAGATGTTGAAATTATCCAAGGCGGGATAGAGTATTTACGAGTTACTGATAATGGGCAAGGAATGTCGGCTGAAGATGCCTTGCTGGCTATTGAAAGGCATGCAACAAGTAAGATAAACCTTGCAGAGGATTTGGCTAAAATTCATACATTAGGTTTTCGAGGTGAAGCCTTGCCAAGTATTGCTTCGGTTTCAGAATTTAAGCTTTTGACACGTACTAAAGAAGATGAGCTGGCAATTATTGTACAAGTTGCAGGTGGTTCGGTAAAAGAGCTAGAAAAAACAGGAGCAAACTTAGGAACGACGGTATTTGTGGAAAACTTATTCTATAATTTGCCCGCAAGGCGTAAATTTTTAAAAACAGTTAGTACGGAAGCAAGATATATAAATGAAGTTATAACCAAATTAGCTTTATCAAGGCCAGATGTAAAGTTTACTTTGAAAAATAATGAGCGACTAGTTTTAAAAACACCGGGTAGTGGACAGTTGCAGGACTGTATTCAGGCTCTATATGGTAGTGAAGTGGCGGAAGCTTTGTTAACTGTGAATTTGCAAGCTGCGGGCATTGTGGTTACGGGATTCGTTAGTCGACCTAGTTTTACTAAAAGTAGTAGAATTTTGCAATTAGCTTTTGTCAATAAACGTAGTATTACTAGCAAGCTTGTATATCGTGCTATTGATGCGGCTTATCAATCTAAAATAGCTCGAGGAACACATCCCTTTGCACTTTTAAACATTACAATTGATACTGAACAGGTTGATGTTAATGTGCATCCTCAAAAACAAGAAGTAAAGTTTAGCGATGATAGTTTTGTTTATCGGCATCTTTATCGTGCCATTTTAAATGCTTTAGAATATCCATTAGAGGAATTAGTTTTGCAAGAAAAACAAGGAACTCAAAATATCGAGGCAATAAGCAATGCCGCAGAAGTTTCCAAGGATAATTCTCCAAGACTGGTAAGTTTTTGCCAAGAAAAGAATTATATTTATCCTAAACAGCAAGAAACAGGTGAAATTTGGCGGGCTGCTCATTCGGAAATAGAGGCAACAATTAGAAATAATGTTGCCACAAAGCAACAAGAGCGGTCGCAAATTATTACTGAAGTAGAACGTAGCTCAGTAGCGACAACAACAGTAGTGCCTAATATAGCGCTAGAAAGCATGAAAACTATAAATGAAAAATCTTTCTTCAATGAGGAACTTTCAGAATTAAAAACTGGATTTGATCCAATTACGGGCGAGGTAGCTTCAGTTGTTGTTCCTCTTCAAGATGCTAGTTCATTGTTTGAGGATAAAAAGTTTTCTAAATTGCAAGCTCTAGGACAAGTTTTAAACAAATATATTTTAGCAGAACAAGGGGATAAACTAGTAATTATAGATCAACATGCGGCGCATGAAAGAATAATTTATGATAAATTGGTTCAGCAAGAACAAGCTAATTATGTACAGGAGCTTTTGGTACCGGAGTATATCAAGTTATTGCGTTCGGAAGAACAGTTAATTCAAGAAAATTTGGCACATTTTCTACAAATTGGTCTGCAATTAGAGTTTGTAGGACAGCAGACAGTGCGTGTTGCTAGTGTGCCTGCTGCAATTAATAGTGAAAATTTTAGAGAGTTTTTTAATTATTTGTTACAAACTTTGTTAGAATATAAAAAGCCAACTTTAGCTGATTTCAGACAAGCCGTGGCACACTCGGTTGCTTGCAAAGCAGCAATAAAAGCGGGTAAAAATTTAGATTTAGGACAGATGCAGCTTTTGTTAGAAGAATTATTGGCAACTACCCATCCTTTTACATGTCCTCATGGGCGGCCAATTATGATCGAATTTACAGATCATGAATTAAATAAAATGTTTAAGCGGAGTTGAAGATGAAGGTAGCCATAACTGTAAGTAATAAGGCGGGCTGGGCTCAATGTGAATTAGCCAAGCAATATGCCCGGCAACTGGAAGTTGCTTATTTAGCTCGAAAACCAATAACTGCAATGTTGGAAGAAAATGAGTTACAAGCGATCTTAGTTCTAGAAAATTCTGGGTGGAAATTAAAAACCACAGAGCAAGAATTTTTTTTTCACCCGAGTATGGCTAAGTTAAGGATCGAAAATCTATTGAAAGGCGGAACCGATAATTTATTGGAAGCAATGCAACTACAAACCGGCATGAAGATTTTAGATGCTACGTTGGGCTTAGCAAGCGATGCTTTAGTTTGTGCATATGCATTGGGAAATCAGGGGACGATTACCGGAATAGAAGCTTCTAAGTGGATAAGTTTTATTGTGACGCAAGGATTAAAAGATTATTCAACTATAGGTCTGTTAGAAAACGCAGCACAGCGTATCAAGGTTCACTGCCAAGATCATTTGAGTTATTTGGTGTCGCAGGCTGATGCCAGTTATGATATTGTTTATTTTGACCCGATGTTTGAACACCCTGTGCATGGTTCGAGTAACATGCAACCTTTGCGCGAATTCGCTTGTAGCCAAGAATTAACTTTATTAGCTATAGAGCAGGCACTGCGTGTAGCTAGGCGACGTGTTGTTATTAAAGAAAACAAATATAATAGTTTATTTGCTAAATTACCGCTAACAAGGGTGTGTGGTGGTAGATATAGTAAAATAAAGTATGCTGTTATTGAGGTATAGAACATGAAAAAAAAAGTGATTGTTTTATTGGGGCCCACGGCTACTGGTAAAAGTGATTTGGGAATTGAATTAGCCCAATTATTAGATGGAGAAATAATTTCGGGAGATAGTGTCTTGGTCTATCAGGGCTTAAATATTGGCAGTGCTAAACCAGCTA from Succinispira mobilis DSM 6222 includes:
- a CDS encoding NAD(P)/FAD-dependent oxidoreductase translates to MQKPIKELELLIIGAGAAGLSAGIYAAMLKVDTLILEDQLIGGQILDAYSVENYPGFINTTGAELMEIMHQQAEKQGAKVDEFDTILSVKLTDTDKIIETDSFIYKPKAVIIAAGMKRRTLPLPEETKFKSKGVHYCELCDGHLYEGKKIMVVGGGRAGVGAAISLTRYASEVLLIHHGPSLQAEAKVQDELLANAKIKVLYNMQVVTLQGEQNLERVVLENVNTKEQTTIEVPGMFVFIGWIPRTDMYAPYIELDSYGNIVAGEDCQTKVAGVFAAGDVRSKKIRQLTTAVSDGTVAAINAEEYLKNLKYSR
- a CDS encoding class I SAM-dependent methyltransferase, which encodes MKVAITVSNKAGWAQCELAKQYARQLEVAYLARKPITAMLEENELQAILVLENSGWKLKTTEQEFFFHPSMAKLRIENLLKGGTDNLLEAMQLQTGMKILDATLGLASDALVCAYALGNQGTITGIEASKWISFIVTQGLKDYSTIGLLENAAQRIKVHCQDHLSYLVSQADASYDIVYFDPMFEHPVHGSSNMQPLREFACSQELTLLAIEQALRVARRRVVIKENKYNSLFAKLPLTRVCGGRYSKIKYAVIEV
- a CDS encoding glutaredoxin domain-containing protein, with translation MLKVYSIEECTWCAKVKRYLQQKGVEYLEINVEENEQAFKEMLRISGQQTVPVLEKDGQVVVGFDKKQIDELLQA
- the miaB gene encoding tRNA (N6-isopentenyl adenosine(37)-C2)-methylthiotransferase MiaB, encoding MGKNKFYHILNFGCQMNESDTEHYAAQLITLGYEQAPTIEIADVIVFNTCCVRESAEQKILGKIGEIKHLKNKNKELVLVIAGCMAQKEGKNLIKKFPYIDCVIGTHYVNSFLEIIQAFLENRKKLILLEQNADAKTEFSGISARKSSFAAWIPIMYGCNNFCTYCIVPHVRGRERSRSFAEIEQEIKEAVAKGFKEFTLLGQNVNSYGKEFPGEDNFAKLLEIVDAIPGVERIRYMTSHPRDMNEAVIKTIANSKHICDHFHLPLQAGSDKILKRMNRGYTAAEYLKLVELVRHYVPQATLTTDLIVGFPGETEADFQATLDTVKAAGYDAAYTFLYSRRSGTPASEYSEQVPLPVKKERFNKLLAMQNEICLAKNEAYVGKVVEVLCEGSSKTDATVLTGRTTGNKIVLWPKIKENIAIGDLIQVKITQAQTWLLKGEQIC
- the mutS gene encoding DNA mismatch repair protein MutS, translated to MLENPTPMIAQYLSVKAKHPQEILFFRLGDFYEMFFDDAVLASRELEIALTARDGGNKNKIPMCGVPYHAANNYIAKLIDKGYKVAICEQVEDPKMTKGLVKREVIKVVTPGSFFNENLEQGSNSYIVQVVRYELEAALAVVDVFTGEFKYQYLGRLENDSLLLDSLARLNPVELILETITPANDVMLEFLQSRFPKCLLTYYKPDVAEQLLEKHFEQRPAQIVAVKAIENLLAYVQYILKIDCKHINKLEEIVQEEYMRLDTATLRNLELLRNTNDYGSKNSLFWALNATRTSMGARKLRKSIEFPLLNINTIRTRQEAVGVLIKETLRRDTIAELLDNCCDIERLLSKVELNTINPRDLVNLKQTLIKLPSLKVELSNLTASGLLQKLGLELALQSELGVLLEQALVENPPLIIKDGGVFKSGYSQDLDELRELSQDSDTWLKNFEQQQRELTGIKNLKVGYSKIFGYYLEVSKGNVGAVPANFIRKQTLVNGERYIVAELKEFEDKILGSKEKVYQLELLLFENLRLQVAKNIKELQLLAQQLALLDLVLSFATVADRYNYICPQVVSGDQLKIVEGRHPVVERLLKKELFVPNNTDFAGARIQIITGPNMAGKSTYMRQVALLCIMAQVGSFIPASQATISPIEQVFTRVGASDDLATGQSTFMVEMQEVAGILARANKKSLIILDEVGRGTSTYDGISIAHAVVEYIAQKIKAKTLFATHYHELIELETCLTEVKNFSVAIRERGREIVFLRRIVRGGSDKSYGVHVAQLAGLPSSVLLRATALVDFYAKDNNICQPEKTPSVAKKSVDNHSTGDLFNDVLLQEVLELDLPSITPLEALNFLYKFQAELKKT
- the mutL gene encoding DNA mismatch repair endonuclease MutL, which codes for MAKIKILDKNVANQIAAGEVVERPASVIKELVENSLDAGATVIDVEIIQGGIEYLRVTDNGQGMSAEDALLAIERHATSKINLAEDLAKIHTLGFRGEALPSIASVSEFKLLTRTKEDELAIIVQVAGGSVKELEKTGANLGTTVFVENLFYNLPARRKFLKTVSTEARYINEVITKLALSRPDVKFTLKNNERLVLKTPGSGQLQDCIQALYGSEVAEALLTVNLQAAGIVVTGFVSRPSFTKSSRILQLAFVNKRSITSKLVYRAIDAAYQSKIARGTHPFALLNITIDTEQVDVNVHPQKQEVKFSDDSFVYRHLYRAILNALEYPLEELVLQEKQGTQNIEAISNAAEVSKDNSPRLVSFCQEKNYIYPKQQETGEIWRAAHSEIEATIRNNVATKQQERSQIITEVERSSVATTTVVPNIALESMKTINEKSFFNEELSELKTGFDPITGEVASVVVPLQDASSLFEDKKFSKLQALGQVLNKYILAEQGDKLVIIDQHAAHERIIYDKLVQQEQANYVQELLVPEYIKLLRSEEQLIQENLAHFLQIGLQLEFVGQQTVRVASVPAAINSENFREFFNYLLQTLLEYKKPTLADFRQAVAHSVACKAAIKAGKNLDLGQMQLLLEELLATTHPFTCPHGRPIMIEFTDHELNKMFKRS